The Euphorbia lathyris chromosome 2, ddEupLath1.1, whole genome shotgun sequence genome includes a window with the following:
- the LOC136218698 gene encoding uncharacterized protein translates to MVQRERRFDKLKKQGAEEFTGTTDPTQAERWLKRIERVFNLMKCTPEEKFDYAVFLLQGDAYDWWETIPNSTVQPPVLTWDDFVVEFRNNYMPEVYLDVKRREFLNLKQGKMSVAEYEVKFNQLSTYVSSLVATEKDKCRQFEEGLRFEIRNRITAYDLETYVKLKAAAIRGERLEKERVDFRSKRGYSDFRAEQSKKFTKRKANSSPSQLSNRGAYSANRGGRMSAPSYSRQSQRQSSGVRSTCNECGRYHEGECRKLTGGCFYFGSLDHLIRNCPKQRKAEKEGSAAVVQNTRASGIVAPAGRGRGRGTSTTGGIGRSETQSSKHPTQVRAFALTRQEAIDAPEVVTGKLLIYNLEAYALIDPGSSHSFISSNLASHLHIDCESLGFDLHMGTPLGEFVIVNQVYRNSLIQIGSVELSANLILLNIREFDVILGMDWLTKLLKHLST, encoded by the coding sequence ATGGTTCAAAGGGAAAGGAGGTTCGATAAACTGAAAAAGCAAGGTGCTGAAGAATTTACTGGTACCACTGATCCTACACAAGCAGAAAGATGGTTGAAGAGGATAGAGAGGGTTTTCAACTTGATGAAGTGCACACCTGAAGAAAAATTTGACTATGCTGTGTTCTTACTTCAGGGAGATGCATATGATTGGTGGGAAACTATTCCTAACAGTACGGTTCAGCCTCCTGTTTTGACATGGGATGATTTTGTTGTTGAGTTTCGCAATAACTATATGCCAGAAGTGTATTTAGATGTTAAAAGGAGAGAATTCTTGAATTTGAAGCAGGGAAAAATGAGTGTCGCTGAATATGAAGTGAAATTTAATCAGTTGTCAACTTATGTATCTTCTTTGGTGGCAACAGAAAAAGATAAATGCAGACAATTTGAAGAAGGGTTGAGGTTTGAGATTCGAAATAGAATTACAGCTTATGATCTTGAAACATATGTGAAACTTAAAGCTGCAGCAATTAGAGGTGAAAGGTTAGAAAAGgagagagttgatttcagatcaAAACGGGGGTACAGTGATTTTAGGGCTGAACAAAGTAAAAAGTTTACCAAGCGCAAGGCTAATTCATCTCCTTCCCAATTATCCAATAGAGGAGCGTATTCTGCAAATAGAGGAGGGAGAATGAGTGCTCCATCTTATTCAAGGCAGAGTCAGAGACAaagctcaggggtgagatctaCATGCAATGAATGTGGAAGATATCATGAGGGAGAATGCAGGAAATTGACTGGAGGATGTTTTTACTTTGGCTCTTTAGACCATTTGATACGTAATTGTCCAAAACAAAGAAAAGCTGAGAAAGAGGGTTCTGCGGCTGTAGTGCAAAATACTAGAGCAAGTGGAATTGTTGCACCAGCAGGCAGAGGTAGGGGTAGAGGAACAAGTACTACAGGAGGCATTGGTAGATCTGAAACTCAGAGTTCTAAACATCCAACTCAAGTTCGAGCGTTTGCTTTAACTAGACAAGAAGCCATTGATGCACCAGAAGTTGTTACAGGTAAACTTTTAATCTACAATCTCGAAGCTTATGCATTAATTGATCCAGGATCCTCTCATTCATTTATATCATCAAATCTGGCATCACATTTGCATATAGATTGTGAATCCTTGGGGTTTGATTTACATATGGGGACTCCATTAGGAGAGTTTGTAATAGTAAATCAGGTGTATCGGAATTCTTTGATTCAAATTGGCTCGGTCGAATTGAGTGCAAACTTGATATTGCTGAATATTAGAGAATTTGATGTGATACTGGGTATGGATTGGTTGACAaagctgttgaaacacctttccacataa